The following proteins come from a genomic window of Bacteroidota bacterium:
- a CDS encoding methylmalonyl-CoA mutase family protein, translating into MPLRKEQFETTSGIEIGRVYSEKESPGEFPFTRGIYPEMYRSRLWTMRQYAGFGSAAESNKRYKYLLASGTTGLSIAFDLPTQIGYDSDHPMASGEVGRVGVAIDSLEDFDVLFDGIEMAKVSTSMTINATASILLALYVAKAKKQGAELRKLSGTVQNDILKEYAARGTYIYPPTPSMRIVTDLFRWCAEELPTWNTISISGYHIREAGATAVEEIAFTLSNGIAYVQAALDAGLDVDRFAPRLSFFFNAHSNFFEEIAKFRAARTLWAEIMRDRFHAKSQESMKLRFHSQTAGSTLTAQQIENNVVRTTIEAMAAVLGGTQSLHTNGKDEALALPTESSARTALRTQQIIAYESGIADTVDPMAGSYYVEYLTSELRRRSLELIGEIDAVGGAVRAIEHGFYQDQIARSAYEWQKKVESKQEIVVGVNEFVTEELNPPDVLRIDPNLEHEQAERVQALRAKRNQAATDRAIAAVEQAARSGENLMPLIISAVEAFATLGEISDTMRRVFGEYHE; encoded by the coding sequence ATGCCATTGCGCAAAGAGCAGTTCGAAACGACTTCGGGAATCGAGATCGGGCGGGTGTATTCCGAAAAAGAATCGCCCGGGGAGTTTCCGTTTACCCGCGGGATTTACCCGGAAATGTACCGGTCGCGTCTCTGGACGATGCGCCAGTATGCCGGTTTTGGCTCGGCGGCGGAGTCGAACAAGCGATATAAGTATTTGCTGGCTTCGGGGACAACGGGGCTGTCGATTGCCTTCGACCTGCCGACGCAAATCGGGTACGACTCGGACCACCCGATGGCAAGCGGTGAGGTCGGGCGCGTCGGCGTCGCCATCGACTCGCTCGAGGATTTTGACGTGCTGTTCGATGGCATCGAGATGGCGAAGGTCTCGACCTCGATGACGATCAACGCGACGGCCTCCATCCTGTTGGCGCTGTATGTGGCGAAGGCCAAGAAGCAGGGCGCAGAGCTGCGAAAGCTCTCGGGGACGGTGCAGAATGACATCCTGAAGGAGTACGCGGCGCGCGGGACCTACATCTATCCGCCGACGCCATCGATGCGGATCGTGACCGATCTCTTTCGCTGGTGCGCGGAGGAGCTGCCGACGTGGAACACGATCTCGATCTCGGGCTACCACATCCGGGAAGCCGGCGCGACGGCCGTCGAGGAGATCGCGTTCACGCTTTCGAATGGCATCGCATATGTCCAAGCTGCACTGGATGCGGGCCTCGATGTCGATCGGTTTGCGCCGCGACTCTCATTCTTCTTCAATGCGCATTCGAATTTCTTCGAGGAGATCGCGAAATTCCGTGCGGCGCGAACGCTGTGGGCCGAAATCATGCGCGATCGGTTTCATGCGAAGAGCCAGGAGTCGATGAAGCTCCGGTTTCACTCGCAGACCGCAGGCTCAACGCTGACGGCGCAGCAGATCGAGAACAATGTCGTCCGGACGACGATCGAGGCGATGGCTGCCGTGCTTGGTGGCACGCAATCACTGCACACGAACGGCAAGGACGAGGCGCTGGCCCTGCCAACGGAATCTTCGGCTCGCACCGCGCTCCGGACGCAGCAAATTATCGCCTACGAGTCGGGCATCGCGGACACTGTCGACCCGATGGCGGGCAGCTATTATGTGGAGTATCTCACAAGCGAGCTGCGACGTCGGAGCCTTGAACTGATTGGCGAGATCGATGCTGTGGGTGGTGCGGTGCGTGCAATCGAGCATGGATTCTATCAGGACCAGATCGCTCGAAGCGCCTACGAGTGGCAGAAGAAAGTTGAGTCCAAACAGGAGATCGTCGTCGGCGTCAACGAGTTTGTGACCGAAGAGTTGAACCCGCCGGACGTGCTTCGGATCGACCCGAATCTGGAGCACGAGCAAGCCGAGCGCGTTCAGGCGCTCCGCGCAAAGCGAAATCAAGCGGCAACAGACCGGGCAATTGCGGCAGTGGAGCAAGCCGCCCGCAGCGGCGAGAATCTTATGCCGCTCATCATCAGCGCTGTCGAAGCCTTCGCCACATTGGGTGAAATTTCAGACACGATGCGGCGAGTATTTGGAGAATATCACGAGTGA
- a CDS encoding RNA methyltransferase has product MKPLTEAQAKEIRGLLTRPRMRSNQGQFIIEGPHLLEAALDKAPELIARIAITSHAAERFAGLLDRCIHHGAALYSISDKLASRLSDTEESQGILGVLRIPEPKIEASGDFALALDGVQDPGNVGTIIRTAAWFGVKSVFLGEGTADPYAPKVIRATQGAIFSVGLESGIDLSRRIAKLRFAGWKVFATMVSKHAKSIFDTEFPSKTLLVFGSEARGIRQGLLPLTDGEIVIPRYGEGESLNVAISAAIILAEATRQRTASLG; this is encoded by the coding sequence GTGAAGCCCCTGACCGAAGCTCAGGCCAAAGAGATCCGAGGACTGCTGACACGTCCTCGGATGCGGAGCAATCAGGGGCAGTTCATCATCGAAGGCCCGCACTTGCTTGAAGCGGCATTGGACAAGGCCCCCGAGCTGATCGCGCGGATCGCAATTACGAGTCATGCCGCAGAGCGATTCGCAGGATTACTCGATCGTTGCATACATCATGGAGCGGCGCTCTATTCCATTTCCGATAAACTCGCGAGTCGTCTGAGCGATACAGAGGAATCGCAGGGAATCCTCGGTGTGCTTCGCATCCCTGAACCGAAGATCGAAGCGAGCGGAGATTTTGCTCTTGCCCTTGACGGTGTGCAAGATCCTGGCAACGTCGGCACGATCATCCGGACTGCCGCGTGGTTTGGTGTGAAGTCGGTATTCCTTGGCGAGGGAACAGCAGATCCCTATGCCCCCAAAGTCATTCGGGCAACACAGGGTGCAATCTTCAGCGTTGGCCTCGAATCGGGAATCGATCTCTCTCGTCGGATTGCCAAGCTTCGGTTTGCCGGTTGGAAAGTATTTGCGACGATGGTCTCAAAGCATGCGAAGTCGATTTTCGATACCGAATTCCCGAGCAAGACTCTGCTGGTCTTTGGGAGCGAAGCCCGAGGAATTCGTCAAGGACTCCTTCCACTGACGGATGGCGAGATTGTAATTCCGCGATATGGCGAAGGCGAATCATTGAATGTCGCGATCAGCGCGGCGATCATCCTGGCCGAGGCTACCCGTCAGCGCACGGCAAGTTTGGGGTGA
- the kdsA gene encoding 3-deoxy-8-phosphooctulonate synthase yields MTRPVSVFSPVGREIIFGNSDRLAVIAGPCVVESEPLLRTVAERLLEIQSSLPVDFIFKSSYRKANRTSSTSFTGIGDEKALTLLAKIRADYDLPILSDVHDALEIASASQVIDIIQIPAFLSRQTELLQAAGKTGKIVEVKKGQFMSAEDMRHAKAKIEETGNNRVILAERGTFFGYGDLVVDFRSLVHMRSFGCPVIYDATHSIQRPSQNGVSGGDRRFLAPLARAAVAVGIDGLFLETHPNPAEALSDRDSQLPLDELESLLERLLAVRDSVTRTV; encoded by the coding sequence GTGACCCGCCCCGTATCGGTATTCTCACCTGTTGGACGGGAGATCATCTTTGGCAATTCTGATCGGCTGGCTGTCATTGCAGGGCCATGTGTTGTTGAGTCTGAGCCGCTCCTGAGGACAGTCGCCGAAAGGCTGCTCGAGATTCAATCCTCGCTGCCAGTTGACTTCATTTTCAAGTCATCCTACCGGAAGGCAAACCGAACGAGTTCTACCAGTTTTACCGGCATTGGCGATGAGAAGGCCCTGACACTTCTGGCCAAGATTCGGGCGGATTATGATCTGCCAATTCTGAGTGATGTGCATGATGCGTTAGAGATTGCATCAGCCTCACAAGTCATTGATATTATTCAAATTCCAGCTTTCCTCTCACGTCAAACCGAGCTGCTCCAAGCTGCTGGCAAAACCGGTAAAATCGTTGAAGTTAAAAAGGGACAATTCATGTCTGCCGAGGACATGCGCCATGCCAAGGCCAAGATTGAGGAGACTGGCAACAACCGAGTAATCCTCGCCGAACGAGGGACGTTCTTTGGCTATGGCGATCTCGTCGTTGATTTCCGTTCATTGGTGCACATGCGTTCGTTTGGATGTCCGGTCATCTACGATGCTACGCACTCCATCCAGCGTCCGAGCCAGAATGGTGTGAGCGGTGGCGATCGGCGCTTCCTTGCCCCATTGGCTCGCGCAGCGGTGGCTGTCGGAATTGACGGGTTGTTTCTCGAGACACACCCAAATCCTGCCGAAGCGCTCAGCGACCGGGATTCGCAGCTTCCGCTTGACGAACTCGAATCGCTGCTCGAACGTCTACTCGCCGTCCGGGATTCAGTAACAAGAACCGTCTGA